In one Brevibacillus choshinensis genomic region, the following are encoded:
- a CDS encoding LysR family transcriptional regulator — translation MELVYLHTFREVARWGSFTRAAEELGYAQPTVTAQMQKLEQSYGAPLFERFGRKLRLTQAGEVLLPYAKELIRLYGESKDVVSRQLSGPIRIATIDTLAAFYLPPHLQMFRQSFPDVDLILQTGSEDTILQQIREGLVDVGFIFDRLCTDDDLVTRVVREEELVIVMPPDHQLASTLAITVHDLQDESLIVTEEGCTYRGMLLETLRDEGVAHRIACQFSNPEAIKQCVRCGLGAALLPQMAVEKEIREGSLRAVPFHTDKPPFFIQVVYHKKKWLSQALEQWIQNVTSEGGGSL, via the coding sequence ATGGAGCTGGTCTATCTGCATACATTTCGCGAAGTCGCCAGATGGGGCAGCTTTACGCGGGCGGCGGAAGAACTGGGGTACGCGCAGCCAACCGTGACCGCACAGATGCAAAAGCTGGAACAGTCGTACGGAGCGCCGTTGTTCGAGAGATTTGGCAGAAAGCTGCGCTTGACGCAGGCAGGGGAAGTTTTGCTGCCGTATGCCAAAGAATTGATTCGCCTCTATGGGGAATCTAAAGATGTCGTGAGCCGTCAACTGAGCGGACCGATCCGCATCGCTACCATCGACACCCTGGCTGCTTTTTATCTCCCGCCGCATTTACAGATGTTCCGTCAATCGTTCCCAGATGTGGATCTGATTTTGCAGACAGGGAGCGAAGACACTATCCTGCAGCAAATTAGAGAAGGCTTGGTGGATGTTGGTTTCATTTTTGATAGGCTTTGCACGGATGACGATTTAGTCACACGTGTGGTGCGCGAGGAGGAGCTCGTGATTGTCATGCCTCCTGATCACCAGTTAGCTTCAACTCTGGCAATCACTGTTCACGACCTCCAAGACGAGTCCTTGATTGTAACGGAAGAGGGCTGTACGTATCGGGGGATGCTGCTCGAAACATTACGGGATGAAGGAGTCGCGCACAGGATCGCCTGCCAGTTTAGCAACCCGGAGGCGATCAAGCAGTGTGTTCGATGCGGTTTAGGAGCAGCGTTACTGCCGCAAATGGCAGTCGAAAAAGAAATCAGGGAAGGCTCGCTTCGGGCAGTTCCGTTTCACACTGACAAGCCGCCGTTTTTCATTCAGGTGGTCTATCACAAAAAGAAATGGCTTTCGCAGGCGTTGGAACAATGGATTCAGAACGTTACAAGTGAGGGAGGGGGGAGCTTATGA
- a CDS encoding rhodanese-like domain-containing protein, which produces MSLVLQTPAATADQAARHFLDKLSVETDVSDVWNDLHHGVTGFQVVDVRSEKAYQECHVPGAIHLPHPAISSETTAALDRDKLIVVYCWSPACNGATKGAAKLAALGFRVKEMLGGIEYWRREGHPVEGGLGTTAPLIG; this is translated from the coding sequence ATGTCTCTCGTTTTACAAACCCCAGCCGCCACTGCTGATCAGGCTGCCCGTCATTTTCTCGACAAGCTTTCTGTGGAAACGGATGTGTCTGACGTCTGGAACGACCTGCATCATGGAGTAACCGGCTTTCAGGTCGTCGATGTCCGCAGTGAAAAAGCCTATCAGGAATGCCATGTTCCCGGTGCTATCCATCTACCTCATCCAGCGATCTCCTCGGAAACAACAGCTGCGCTCGATCGCGACAAGCTCATCGTCGTGTATTGCTGGAGTCCCGCATGCAACGGTGCCACCAAAGGAGCAGCCAAACTCGCGGCTCTCGGCTTTCGGGTCAAGGAAATGCTGGGAGGAATCGAATATTGGCGCCGGGAAGGACATCCCGTAGAAGGTGGTCTGGGGACTACTGCTCCGTTGATCGGATAG
- a CDS encoding S1 RNA-binding domain-containing protein, whose amino-acid sequence MAVQVGSIIEGKVTAIKPFGMFVAVSETEQGLVHISQVANGFVKDINDHFTVGAQVKVKVLSIDDAGKISLSVRAALPAPERPEREERRGGGYRGGDRGGNAKRDNAGSFEDKMKKWMKHSEENLATINKKNAKRGY is encoded by the coding sequence ATGGCAGTACAAGTGGGAAGCATCATCGAGGGAAAAGTGACAGCGATTAAACCGTTTGGGATGTTCGTAGCAGTCAGCGAAACCGAGCAGGGGCTGGTCCACATTTCCCAAGTAGCAAACGGTTTTGTAAAGGATATCAATGATCACTTTACCGTTGGAGCACAAGTAAAGGTTAAAGTTCTCTCCATTGATGATGCAGGCAAAATCTCGCTTTCGGTTCGCGCAGCACTCCCAGCGCCTGAGCGTCCGGAACGTGAAGAGCGCCGTGGCGGTGGATATCGTGGAGGCGACCGCGGAGGAAATGCAAAGCGGGATAACGCAGGTTCCTTCGAGGACAAGATGAAAAAATGGATGAAGCATAGCGAAGAGAACCTTGCAACAATTAACAAAAAGAATGCAAAACGCGGCTACTAA
- a CDS encoding VanZ family protein, translating to MRRYSKLFDYILLAAVLIGLFISSSTPYYKQDMRGKLSEMAGENNWGDRMADWSFQYAGKEISVEEKGIGGFIEFFLRKATHFSVFAVLALSFYRVFRHRLSFPVALPWSAFFSLLVAVLDEWHQTFTPDRTGMVGDVLLDASGSVCMLVVVTIVYLYSRKTMS from the coding sequence GTGCGCCGATATAGCAAGCTCTTTGACTACATTCTGTTGGCCGCCGTCCTCATAGGACTATTCATCTCGTCGTCCACGCCCTACTACAAGCAAGACATGCGGGGCAAGCTTTCGGAGATGGCGGGAGAAAACAATTGGGGAGACCGCATGGCAGACTGGTCGTTCCAGTACGCGGGTAAGGAAATCAGTGTGGAGGAAAAAGGGATTGGGGGATTCATCGAATTTTTCCTGCGCAAGGCTACCCATTTTTCTGTCTTCGCCGTGCTCGCCCTAAGCTTTTATCGCGTTTTCCGCCATCGGCTTTCCTTTCCAGTTGCTTTGCCCTGGAGTGCCTTTTTTAGCTTGTTGGTCGCGGTGCTCGATGAATGGCATCAAACATTCACTCCGGATCGCACGGGAATGGTCGGAGATGTGCTGTTGGATGCCTCCGGTTCGGTGTGTATGTTAGTAGTGGTAACGATTGTCTACTTGTATTCCAGAAAAACCATGTCATAA